CTACATTGGCAATATTACGATGAACAAATATCTGACCCGGTTGAGATTCCGTGATCATTCCTGGAGGAACACGGCTATCAGCACACCCAATCCATAAAATTTTGGGTGCTTGACCTTTTCCATTCTCCTCTAATACTTGTGCATATTTATTACTCATTTCTGAGGCCCAAGCCTCATTATTTGTCAATATCTTATTTAGGATTTCTGTTGTCTTCATTTTAAATACTTTTAAGTAGTGTTTAGATTAGTGGTTTAAGTAAGGGATTCCTATAAATTCGACATGAGCCTTTTGAGCAACTCTAGTCTTTTTTAGGTCGGCAAGAATTTTAGGAATTTGGCGATCATGAAAGAACGACTTACTTCCATCCACAATAACGGTAGAAGTATTTGGAAGGTTCTCTACTGCCTTGATTAATTTCCATCTATGTACAAAAGAAACATTGTTAGACAGAACAATTCGATATGTGTTGATGTCCTTTTCGTTATGGATTTTGAAAGGGTGGTTGATATGTTGTATCACATATAGAATAATATGAGCTAATATACCCAAACTAATTCCCTTAAGCATGTCCGTCGCTACGATACCAAAAGCGGTTACAGCAAATGGGATAAATACATATTTTCCTTGATTAATATGCGCTTTGAATACCTCTTTACTCGCAAGTTTGTATCCTACATGAAGCAGTATTGCTGCAAGAGCTGCAAGAGGAATTAGATTTAATGTTGCACCTAAGAATGCCACACAAACAAGAAGTGTGATTCCGTGAACAAAGGCTGATAGGCGTGTTTTTCCTCCTGAAGATACGTTGGTTGCACTACGTACAATAACCTGTGTAATTGGAAGACCTCCGATAAGACCAGAGAAAATGTTTCCTATTCCTTGTGCTTTCAACTCTTTATTACTATTGGTTTTCCTTTTAAGAGGATCTAGGTCATCTGCAGCTTCTACACATAATAGAGTTTCTATACTTCCCACTAATGAGATTAAGATCGCTGTTGCAATAACAGAGCTATTGAGTATCGATCCAAAGTCTGGTAGTTGGAAAATTGTCTCGACATCACTAAAGTTTTCAATTACTGGAATAGATACTGTCGTCATAAACCCGTTGATTGTATTTGAAAGTGAAAATCCAGGAGCAAATTTGTCTAAAAGGACGTTAGATACGATACCAAGGATTACGACCCATAAAGGAGCAGGGAAGAA
The Prolixibacteraceae bacterium DNA segment above includes these coding regions:
- a CDS encoding SulP family inorganic anion transporter produces the protein MQKSYIKSDIIAGIIVFLVALPLCLGIALASGAPLISGIISGVIGGIIVTLFSNSSIGVSGPAAGLAVIVFTAIQQLGYSAFLMAVVLSGVLQLAMGFAKLGFITKLFPKSIIKGMLAGIGISIIFTQGANIVGTSEIKQNVIAAFQQGDIMHFFESIHVGAFAIFIVSFAILILFDKFKLNQNKYLKFFPAPLWVVILGIVSNVLLDKFAPGFSLSNTINGFMTTVSIPVIENFSDVETIFQLPDFGSILNSSVIATAILISLVGSIETLLCVEAADDLDPLKRKTNSNKELKAQGIGNIFSGLIGGLPITQVIVRSATNVSSGGKTRLSAFVHGITLLVCVAFLGATLNLIPLAALAAILLHVGYKLASKEVFKAHINQGKYVFIPFAVTAFGIVATDMLKGISLGILAHIILYVIQHINHPFKIHNEKDINTYRIVLSNNVSFVHRWKLIKAVENLPNTSTVIVDGSKSFFHDRQIPKILADLKKTRVAQKAHVEFIGIPYLNH